The Amycolatopsis jiangsuensis nucleotide sequence CGGGATCAACGGCGCGGCGGTGATGTCCGGTGAGGCGCGCAACCCGCGGCGTTCGGTGCCGCGGGCGACGCTGGGCGTGTGGGCCGGGTCGTTCCTGCTGTACCTGGCCCTGCAGGCGACGATGATCTTCGCCCCGCCCAGCGGGCTGCTCGGCTCCGGCTGGCATGGGCTGAACCTCAGTTCCCCGCTCGCGCAGCTGGCCGGGCTGCTGGGCATGGGCTGGCTGTCCACTTTGCTCATCGCCGACGCGGTGTTCTCGCCCTCGGGCAGCCTGTTCATGGGCACCTCCATCAAGGGCCGCTACACCTATGGTGTGGCGCAGAACGGCTTGCTGCCCAAGGCGTTCACCCGTGTCACCGCGCGCTGGGGCGCACCCTGGACGGCGTTGCTGCTGAACGCGGTCGTCGGCGCGGTGGTCGTGCTCGGGTTCGGCGACTGGGAGTCGATCGCCAGCTCGCTGAGCTTCTTCTACGGCCTGAGCTACGCGGTGGTGTCGGTGGCCACGACCGTGCTCCACCGCAGTGAGGGGGCAGGAACGGGATACCTGGGACGCTGGTCGCTGCCGGTCGGCTCGGTGTCGTTCGTGCTGTCCGGGCTGATCCTGTACTGGTCGGGCTGGACGAAGGTGCGGGTCGCGGTTCCCCTGCTGCTCATCGGGTTCGTGCTTTACCTCCTCCGCAGGCGGTTGCGCGCCGAAGGCGTCCCGGTCCTGCTGGGCGGGTGGCTGCTCGCATGGCTGCTCCTGCTGGGAGCGTTGTCGCTGTTCGGCTCGTTCAAGGGTCTCGACGTACTGCCGGCGCCGTGGGACAGCGTGCTCGCCGCCGCGGTCAGCACTGCCGCCTGGTGGGCCGCGCACCGCTCGGGCCTGCGGTACCGCGCCCGCGTCACCCGCGGCGACCACGCGCCGGCGCCCGCGCTGGCCACCGGAAACTGATCCTGCACAAGCACAACCGAGGAGAGAACTGGATGAGCGACGCACGCTACGCCGATTTCGACTGGGACGTGGCGCGGTCACGTGCGCGCGGCACGAAACGGTGGTCGGTGTACGGGCCCGACGTGCTCGACCTGACGGTGGCCGAAATGGACCTGCCGATCGCCCCGCCGATCGCCACCGCGCTGGCCGACGCGGTCCGGCGGGAAACCGTCGGCTACCCGGTCCCGGCACCGCTTTCCGGCCTGCCGGAGATCGCCGCGGAGTGGCTGAGCGGCACGCACGGGCTCGCCGCCGAGGCCGGCGAGATCCGGTTGCTGCCGGAGCTGATGCGCGGGATCACCCACAGCATCCGCCTGTTCACCCCGGCCGGCTCGCCGGTCGTGGTGCCGACCCCGACGTACCGCAGCTTCTTCGGCGCCGTCGAGCTCGCCGATCGCGCGGCTGTCGAGGTACCCATGCTCCGGGAGGACGACGGCTACCGGCTCGATCTCGACGCGATCGATGCCGAACTGGGCCGCGGTGCCCGCACGGTGCTGCTGTGCCATCCGGCGAACCCGGTGGGCCGCGTGTTCACCCCGCGGGAGCTGACCGAACTGGCCGAACTCGTGGAGCGCCACGGTGCCCGCGTCATCAGCGACGAGATCCATGCTCCCCTGCGCTACGGCACGCCGTTCACGCCCTACGCCGCGGTGGGCGGGACGGCACGGAACCATTCGGTCACGTTGTTCTCCGCCACCAAAGCCTGGAACATTCCCGGACTGCGGTGTGGTTTCCTCGCGCTGACCAACCCCGCCGACCACGCGAAGTGGGCGAAGCTGCCCGGTGCGGCCACCGGCGGAATCAGCCCGCTCGGCATGCTCGGCTCCGCGGCGGCGTTCGGGCACGGTGCCGACTGGCTGCGGCAGGCATTGCGGTTCCTGTCCGGCAACCGGGCGCTGCTGGGCGAACTGTTCACCGCCGCGGGCCTGCCGGAGCTCTACACGGCGCCGGAGGCGACCTACCTGGCTTGGCTGGACCTGCGCGCACTGGGCGTGGCCGATCCGGCCGCCGTCGTGCTGGAGAAGACCGGGGTCGCGACGACGCCAGGGCCGGACCACGGCCGCGGTGGGGACGGATTCGTCCGGCTCAACTTCGCCACCGCGCCCGACGTCCTCGAGGACGCGGTGACCCGCATCGCGAAACTGGTCGCGACCGGCCGCGCCTGATCCGGACGACCGGGGCGGGGCCGTCCGTCCAGGACAGTTCCGCCCCGGCTACCCCTGAGCCGAGCAACC carries:
- a CDS encoding MalY/PatB family protein — protein: MSDARYADFDWDVARSRARGTKRWSVYGPDVLDLTVAEMDLPIAPPIATALADAVRRETVGYPVPAPLSGLPEIAAEWLSGTHGLAAEAGEIRLLPELMRGITHSIRLFTPAGSPVVVPTPTYRSFFGAVELADRAAVEVPMLREDDGYRLDLDAIDAELGRGARTVLLCHPANPVGRVFTPRELTELAELVERHGARVISDEIHAPLRYGTPFTPYAAVGGTARNHSVTLFSATKAWNIPGLRCGFLALTNPADHAKWAKLPGAATGGISPLGMLGSAAAFGHGADWLRQALRFLSGNRALLGELFTAAGLPELYTAPEATYLAWLDLRALGVADPAAVVLEKTGVATTPGPDHGRGGDGFVRLNFATAPDVLEDAVTRIAKLVATGRA
- a CDS encoding APC family permease, with the protein product MEPNHASPGPETTAVATASAADDGKLRRALGTPSLALLTFSSVIGSGWLLSPYTVAKAAGPAALLTWVIGGFATLLVCLVFIDLAFRHPMSGGNVRWPRMAAGPLVGTAVSWAILLQAVFAGPSESTAVMQYLSRWLPSMVSGDSLSWLGRACAAAMLLVFAVISMFGVALVSTVNNVVTTIKLVVPAGTVILLLASGFDTENYAVGGGFAPYGVSAALSAVVGGGVVYAFTGINGAAVMSGEARNPRRSVPRATLGVWAGSFLLYLALQATMIFAPPSGLLGSGWHGLNLSSPLAQLAGLLGMGWLSTLLIADAVFSPSGSLFMGTSIKGRYTYGVAQNGLLPKAFTRVTARWGAPWTALLLNAVVGAVVVLGFGDWESIASSLSFFYGLSYAVVSVATTVLHRSEGAGTGYLGRWSLPVGSVSFVLSGLILYWSGWTKVRVAVPLLLIGFVLYLLRRRLRAEGVPVLLGGWLLAWLLLLGALSLFGSFKGLDVLPAPWDSVLAAAVSTAAWWAAHRSGLRYRARVTRGDHAPAPALATGN